Proteins from a genomic interval of Zingiber officinale cultivar Zhangliang chromosome 1B, Zo_v1.1, whole genome shotgun sequence:
- the LOC121989118 gene encoding uncharacterized protein LOC121989118 isoform X1, whose protein sequence is MLVRLGRAASQLTAVAMTRRVGAARDAFLFAQSYSKVIATPTAAAVAVPSVPPASSTSKSSSKKPEVRLSAMFWSKPCSLALPPNSPLRIEEPQSEGIKRILLKLLLFYSKQSKSIRGANAVYHRITSQVNKPAIYDGCWAPGLLGCSLQALPDLPWWPVGNFCGAGPFTPVFNLEKTFKTTFSLLVLHMWLFLRRSKEEGKEGVDFGQYLYEIYNHDVELRVSKAGVNLLLTTWMKDLEKIFYGNIVAYDAALARDAKHDDLAKVIWRNIFSEDGSEITNDVDATAVAQAMARYVRRESTCLSMTDKEAIFSGNFTFSSLENKH, encoded by the exons ATGCTAGTGAGATTGGGTAGGGCAGCATCCCAACTGACCGCCGTCGCAATGACGCGCAGGGTAGGGGCTGCGCGAGATGCTTTCCTCTTCGCTCAGAGCTACTCCAAGGTTATTGCTACCCCTACCGCCGCCGCTGTGGCCGTTCCATCGGTTCCACCCGCTTCTTCAACTTCAAAGAGCTCCTCGAAGAAACCGGAG GTTAGGCTAAGTGCTATGTTTTGGTCTAAGCCCTGTTCTTTGGCTTTGCCGCCCAACTCTCCTCTCAGAATAGAAGAGCCTCAGTCCGAGGGGATCAAGCGTATACTGCTGAAGTTGTTGTTATTCTATAGTAAACAAAGCAAATCAATTAGAGGAGCTAATGCTGTTTATCATCGCATTACTTCCCAGGTCAACAAGCCTGCTATATATGATG gATGCTGGGCTCCTGGGCTCCTGGGCTGCTCACTgcaagcgcttcccgatttaccctggtggccggtgggaaacttctGTGGGGCCGGGCCGTTCACCCCAG TATTTAACCTGGAGAAGACCTTTAAAACTACATTTTCATTGCTTGTACTTCATATGTGGCTCTTCTTGCGTCGTTCAAAGGAAGAGGGAAAAGAGGGAGTTGATTTTGGGCAATACTTGTATGAGATTTACAACCATGACGTGGAGTTGAGAGTGTCCAAGGCTGGG GTTAACTTGTTGTTGACAACGTGGATGAAAGATTTAGAGAAGATATTCTATGGCAATATTGTTGCATATGATGCTGCTTTGGCTCGtgatgctaaacatgatgatctAGCAAAAGTAATATGGAG GAACATCTTCTCGGAGGATGGATCAGAGATAACCAATGATGTTGATGCGACTGCTGTTGCCCAG GCCATGGCTAGATACGTTCGCAGGGAGTCTACCTGTCTTTCCATGACAG ACAAGGAAGCTATTTTCTCTGGTAACTTCACCTTCTCTTCATTAGAGAACAAGCATTAA
- the LOC122044454 gene encoding arp2/3 complex-activating protein rickA-like, whose amino-acid sequence MTEPEISSILHPSKLPTPKLKTLPKAQKDSSISLSSILYKLIFFIVLIAILPEFPTQAPEFIGGSIFTRVWELLHLLFVGIAVSYGIFSQRNADPEMEKDSQPKDESPRSFASQMLQVSPVFDEDGDSDMIDSKMRTWSSQFYRNESETLVAKEASITTKHLLLPVRSIKQSSQEPKPQLSEPRTESIVLPSPIPWRSRLGSTANKIEQVAGSKSTTTLPPHRPSSTSPSPKRLSPSPSLSSDAAKPKSIYNNKASPPPAPPPPPPPPPSTLERKRIAKSSEGESKDLRRKNWGSVNDTVADLTSLKPSNSPEGPSIGRSVRTFRPMQSQSTAMEGAARTSNEQVEDEVAAAPGDEEASNSGSGAEENEVDKKADEFIARFREQIRLQRIESIKRSTKLRSSRKPN is encoded by the coding sequence ATGACTGAGCCTGAGATTAGCTCAATTCTTCACCCTTCCAAGCTTCCAACTCCCAAACTGAAAACATTGCCAAAAGCTCAAAAAGACTCGTCGATATCCTTGTCAAGTATCCTCTACAAGCTCATCTTCTTCATTGTTTTAATAGCTATCCTCCCCGAGTTCCCCACCCAGGCGCCCGAATTCATTGGAGGATCCATCTTCACCAGAGTCTGGGAGCTTCTTCACCTCCTCTTCGTAGGGATCGCTGTGTCCTATGGCATTTTCAGCCAGCGCAACGCAGATCCAGAGATGGAGAAGGATTCACAGCCGAAAGATGAGAGCCCCCGATCTTTTGCTTCACAGATGCTTCAAGTTTCACCAGTCTTCGACGAAGATGGTGATAGCGATATGATCGACAGCAAGATGCGAACTTGGAGCTCTCAGTTCTACAGAAATGAATCAGAAACTCTGGTTGCCAAAGAAGCCAGCATCACCACTAAGCATCTGTTGTTGCCCGTCCGGAGCATAAAACAAAGCAGCCAGGAACCTAAACCCCAGTTATCGGAGCCAAGAACGGAGTCCATCGTCCTTCCCTCTCCAATCCCCTGGAGATCGCGCTTAGGATCGACGGCGAATAAGATCGAACAGGTGGCCGGCAGCAAATCTACCACTACCCTTCCACCACATCGTCCATCCTCCACTTCTCCATCCCCAAAGCGGCTTTCTCCCTCACCGTCTCTTTCATCGGACGCAGCGAAGCCAAAGAGCATCTACAACAACAAAGCCAGTCCCCCACCAGCTCCGCCACCGCCACCGCCACCGCCTCCATCCACCCTAGAAAGAAAGCGCATAGCGAAATCTTCCGAGGGCGAATCGAAGGACTTGAGGCGGAAGAATTGGGGCAGCGTCAACGACACAGTTGCCGATCTTACCTCGCTCAAACCAAGTAACTCCCCGGAGGGTCCTTCGATCGGGAGGTCAGTGAGAACATTCAGGCCTATGCAATCGCAGAGCACCGCCATGGAAGGGGCAGCAAGAACAAGCAACGAGCAGGTCGAAGACGAAGTTGCAGCGGCGCCTGGTGACGAGGAGGCATCAAACTCTGGATCAGGAGCGGAAGAGAACGAGGTAGACAAGAAGGCGGACGAATTCATAGCcagattcagagagcagatcaggCTTCAGAGGATCGAATCGATCAAGAGATCCACCAAGCTGCGCAGTAGCAGGAAGCCGAACTAG
- the LOC121989118 gene encoding ubiquinol-cytochrome-c reductase complex assembly factor 1-like isoform X2 → MLVRLGRAASQLTAVAMTRRVGAARDAFLFAQSYSKVIATPTAAAVAVPSVPPASSTSKSSSKKPEVRLSAMFWSKPCSLALPPNSPLRIEEPQSEGIKRILLKLLLFYSKQSKSIRGANAVYHRITSQVNKPAIYDVFNLEKTFKTTFSLLVLHMWLFLRRSKEEGKEGVDFGQYLYEIYNHDVELRVSKAGVNLLLTTWMKDLEKIFYGNIVAYDAALARDAKHDDLAKVIWRNIFSEDGSEITNDVDATAVAQAMARYVRRESTCLSMTDKEAIFSGNFTFSSLENKH, encoded by the exons ATGCTAGTGAGATTGGGTAGGGCAGCATCCCAACTGACCGCCGTCGCAATGACGCGCAGGGTAGGGGCTGCGCGAGATGCTTTCCTCTTCGCTCAGAGCTACTCCAAGGTTATTGCTACCCCTACCGCCGCCGCTGTGGCCGTTCCATCGGTTCCACCCGCTTCTTCAACTTCAAAGAGCTCCTCGAAGAAACCGGAG GTTAGGCTAAGTGCTATGTTTTGGTCTAAGCCCTGTTCTTTGGCTTTGCCGCCCAACTCTCCTCTCAGAATAGAAGAGCCTCAGTCCGAGGGGATCAAGCGTATACTGCTGAAGTTGTTGTTATTCTATAGTAAACAAAGCAAATCAATTAGAGGAGCTAATGCTGTTTATCATCGCATTACTTCCCAGGTCAACAAGCCTGCTATATATGATG TATTTAACCTGGAGAAGACCTTTAAAACTACATTTTCATTGCTTGTACTTCATATGTGGCTCTTCTTGCGTCGTTCAAAGGAAGAGGGAAAAGAGGGAGTTGATTTTGGGCAATACTTGTATGAGATTTACAACCATGACGTGGAGTTGAGAGTGTCCAAGGCTGGG GTTAACTTGTTGTTGACAACGTGGATGAAAGATTTAGAGAAGATATTCTATGGCAATATTGTTGCATATGATGCTGCTTTGGCTCGtgatgctaaacatgatgatctAGCAAAAGTAATATGGAG GAACATCTTCTCGGAGGATGGATCAGAGATAACCAATGATGTTGATGCGACTGCTGTTGCCCAG GCCATGGCTAGATACGTTCGCAGGGAGTCTACCTGTCTTTCCATGACAG ACAAGGAAGCTATTTTCTCTGGTAACTTCACCTTCTCTTCATTAGAGAACAAGCATTAA